The nucleotide sequence CCGATTCCGTTTCGCTTTTTTCCTCCTTTTCCGCGCCAGCATTTGGCTTAAGTCTTGCAATTTTGAGCTAATTCCTGCGACGACGAAGCGCTTTCCCCTCTTTCCCCACTTTCCCCCTTTCCTGATTTCTCTCTCAGTTTTTATCGTTTAGTTGGTGCTTTATACACTGggaaaaaatgtcaaaattaCTGAAAGACAATTAAGGcattaatataaaatctatcTTATTTTGcggcttaattaattttcctcaaaataaaagtattttagctGACTTTGGAaagtattataaattaatgttgcttgcttaaaataaaaaattttagatgTAGTTCGGTTTGGGGTTTTCCCCACCCTAGAATTCTTTTCTATCGAGTTTTGAGTGATTGTTTTACCTAGTGTACTTAACTCACCTTCCATGAAATGCAGGGAACAGAGCTAGATTTATGCATTGCCATGGTGCTACGCTGGTTTCCCTGATTCCTTTCTCTTCCTTTCTCTTCCGCCACTGCAATTTAAATCCACGCACCCGGCAACGAAATGGGATTGAAATGGTTCCGAATGGACGGACGGATACCCCTATATTGAGATTTATTGTCCCCTTGCTCTAATTACAATAAGACAGTGCCACTGCCATGTTTATTTCAATCTCAATTTGAAACCCATTCCTGATGCCCCCGTGGTGCGCGAcgagaaattcaatttaaattactttttaatgtGCTgctcaaacacacacacacacacaaaaaacacaaaataaatccCAATGGAAGACtggaaaattgtttgaaacTGCATTTAATTTGGGTCAAACAGTGTCCTTTTTGAAAAACCCCTGCAAAGAAATCCCAAAATGGCCAAGGGGCACATCTGTTTATTCAGATATTTTGTTTGAGTATTTGCTCGAAAGGTTTATCTGCCTAGTTCCCATACTTATTCAATCAATGGTGATCACCTGATTTAGGCCATCCTAATTAAGCagaaaattgtaattatttaactttgCGCAGCTAAAGGCAATTGTTCctctttttaaatacttttaaattggGTAAATGCTATGGagcacttaaaaaattaaatattgaagaatgatgttttccatttaaaatgaGACATTTCTTGTgccaaatcaaaacaaatataagtcttatatttaatcattttcgtaaaaaattatacaatttttaaatgtatttatttttgtctcaatatcactcatacgcactgttgcctcagaataataataataataatttgggAATAATTTAAGACTTGGattcatttttgtaatttcatttGATCGAACAGTCACAGGAAAAGCATTCATCGgcaaacacactcacaccgACAATCCGATACCGAGCCCAATTTCAAGGCCCAGAGGAAAACAGAGAAAATACGTGGAAAATATAGGGGAACCGTATCCGCCACCTGGATAACATGTCCTTAATCCGCAAGTCGACGATTCCGCAGCGGGTCAAGCTCTCGCTGACGTCCCTTCATGATCCGTGTTCTCGAATGGCGGTGCGCGGAAATCGCACCTCCATTCGTCGCATCCAGTTGGCACACAGTTGCTTGCCAACGGTGGCCAGTGCCTCATTGGAAACGAAACCCATAGTTGGTTCATTGAAGAAGCAACAGTTAGTGAATTTGAAGGAAGTTAgtgataatgataatgataatgataatgatgcTGGCATCAGCGAGGGTAAGGACAAAGACCTGGTTTCCCTGCGAACGTTGCTGGAATTGGTGGGGGGCAAAATACGGCAAACGGATATCAAATTCCTGCGCTTCCTGTGCAGCGATCATCGGATAATCTATGTGCCATGTCGCCTCATTTACCGCCACTCGGAAACGATGCGCCAACGGGGGGCAGTGGAGCAGCCCATCAAATTGCAGTCCATAAGCTCGACGACGCTGATCAGGGTGATCGTTTGGATGCACCAGCAGAGCGAGATGGAGATGGCAAGTGTAATAGGTGGGAAGAGTTgtgccaacaacaacaatacgaTAGGCAAAGGCGAAATGATAGCCAGTCAATGGGAAAAGGAAAGAAAGGGCAACGGAAATACAAATGCCaagaacaatcgggaaaatcGCAGTGAGATCACTCAAAATTATGGTTCCAACACAAAACGAAAGCATGCCACAAacccaaataaaacaaattgtaagagcacaattaaaaaaagaaaaattgagAATGATCAAAGTTGTAGTGGCTGCCATACAagcacaaataataataacagtGAAAAAACCGGCCCAGTTAAAAGtatagtaaatataaaaaatcaaatgtgTAATGTATGTAATAATGGCGGAAAAGGGAAAACTATATGGACTTTGGAAAATATTGTAAGCGAAACTCAAAAAGCTAGTGAATGTGAGAAAGAAACAAATGAATGCCAGGAAGAAAACAGTAAAAACATGCATATATCTGAAAGGCAAAATAAGCAAAGTGCGAACGTAAGCGAAAGtggcaataaaacaaatagtGGGAACAGTGAGCAAGATAATAGCGTtggaaaagcaaataaaaatgaaaatactgGCTACAGTTTGTTTGCAATCAGTGCCAAAAAAACAAGAGTTAGCAGCCAAAAGCTAACTAAAATATGTGAAACCAAAGATGAAAGAAACGAAAATGAATACATAAAAAGTGGGAGGAGTGAGAGCGGTGTGCCATGTGATCTggatgccaaaaaaaatgtatctggaTTCGGGATTAGTTTGTGGGAGAAGCAATTTTTGGGCAACGAACTCTGCCAGCTGATGGAACTCATCCTGGCCGCCCACTGTTTGGGCATCGACGCCCTGACCTCCCTCGCTGCGAACTATTTGAACGAGCTGATGGCCCAAAGTACCCGCTCAGAACTATCAACCATGCTGCAAGTGAGCACTCGTTTGGCGGAGGTGCGACAGTCTCTGAAAAACCATCGTCCGCTGATCACGGAGATCTTGTCGCAGGTCGATCACAGACCGAATCACCACTACCCTGCGAGGATGGCTTCTAATTCGGTTGGACTTAAACCTAACACCCGACGAGGAGAAGGGCATTTACGCTAAGACAGCATCGATCCGATAGAAGAAAGAAAAGCGCTCATTGGGCCACCAAGCCAGTGGCTCCCTTCCTCTGCAATGCTTTAACCCCACGGCTTAGGCCAAATAACTCTTGTACTGTCTTCTTCGCAATTCATTTTGACCATCTCTGCATATGATTCATagtttgctttatttaattgcGAAATAAATGCGTGGCCTTGAGTTGGAAACTGCTTGGAAGACACACGGAAATTTTGACTTATCCGCTGGTTGGTGAAAGGGGAAGCAACTTACTCGCGACAAAAGCTGCCCACAACAAACATGTTGATTAAAGACTGCACGGGAAAGAAATACGTTGTTTGGAAAAGCCTTTGGatattattttctattacTGTGTTACACAGTAAGTGTGTAACTAAGTCACCgccctttaattttattaattattaaaaccataaatattctttgtattttaaatttaatttaattgccaaaaaaatcTAGCTTTTAAAGATCATTaagtttaactttttatttattttctttgtatttAAACAGTAGAAACAAGGgctttaaagaaataatattttgcaaaaagcTTAGGAGGAAAAGTAAATGTGTTGGACTTGTGTTTCTTTTATAAtatgcttaaatatatttatataaatttttttatttgtttgttttgcttataGATTTTTAGGCTGGAATGTAAAGACTCTCAaaatgcttaattttaaaaataaaatgttttgaggAGTTCAATGATCTCTGAGAtcctttaatttattaaaacactGCAGTTCACCGATTTGTTCTCACTGGGCTGTAATTAAGGGTAAGACTTGCTAATGTTGCAATGGGTGGTGAATGATGTGGCTATCTGAGCCGCACCCACGACTATCCCCACACCCGATGTGCGGCAATTAAGCGATAAAATATGCAACAACCAATTATGCGCACATTAAATGGCCACGACCAGGTCTTTCCGCCATCTTCCGTCAGATCAATGGGCTGAAGTTGAGGTTCAGGTAGTACCCCATTTGTTCACCAGCTATCCACTTTCTCCCTCGCTTTCTCCCCTCACTTTCACCACCTCTTGTTCAGATACCTCGTTCCGGTTCTCttttggcaaaagtttttgtacAAGTTGTTTGGCTTGCTGAAAAGGTCATGCCGCATTAATTTTAGATGGCATTGCCGCGAGTTTTCAAGTTTTTAGCGACTTTGCACATTAGCCGTTAAGCAGGAGGGGTAGAAAGGACAACAGGACGGGCCAACAGGACACTAGCCAATGTGGCTAGCGCCTTAAGGAGATTTCTGCGGTGCTAATGTTTTTGGAAAAGTGGCCAGAAAACAAAGTCTTTTCCTCTATCAATAGCACTGCAAACGTGTGGCCTTCTTATGTTTACTCCAAGTTTTCTGCAGTTTTTCTCAAATGCTTTTGTGACGTTTTGTGCggttaatttttaatgggACATTTTTCCTTGGGTTCCTGTtagtttttgtatatatttggAAAACTTTTAGAAATCATATTCTTTtgtaaatatgttttgaaaaacattaagtaaccaaattagttttaaatataagtgTATTATTATGGCTACTTTCCATGAAACTAACTATTTTCGTAAAATAGCTGCTTTATGGATCGACTGTCTCTGTGATAGACCCACGAAAATCCAATTCGCGTGAAGTTCAAGGACCCTTGCCGACTGTTTTATACGTAACTAAAATTATGGAGAACAATATGAAAGACGTCGGGCAATGCAACAAAGGGAAATTTAATAGACCTAACGACGCCATCATAATGAAGCTATGGCAAACACACGCCCATGCACACATGCACACATATACAGTGCACACACATGTTCCGGTATCAGTTcgtaatgtgtgtgtgtgtgtgtgtgtgtgtgtgcggagcagccatttttatttcagtaacacgcatacgccccgtggtatgggttttttgttttggtgccgCACATCATTGTCGTGGACGTCGTCGTCtccttttgttattgttgccaaATCGCGTGAGCACCTTAAATGCCTGAATTTATTCGTGACCCGCAGGAAAAGTAAAGAATGAACTTCGATTACTTTTTGAGGCAACAGGTTGATCCGCCAACCGCCGTCCGtctgttttcattttgatatCATTTGCTTCGTTTTTGGCCATTGCCGCTGCTAATGAAAATCCACACGAAACTTGTAGACAAGTTTTTATTCTCATTACACTCGTAAAGTTTTTGGGCATATTACTTTCCCCAAGACTGCCATACCAGACAGCAGACGTTTGAGTTAAGAATATTTTGGCACTCCATCTTAAATACACTTCATTTTGAATAGTTTGCACTGGGGGGtcttaaatgatttaaattctAGATATTTTCTGTCCTAGaagtataatatttaatattttttaagatttagtaAGAGTTTCTAATTTTTCGAAAAAGCTTGGAAATATTTctatagaaaaaaatttagcttcttggaaatatatttattatttattttttatctttagaaaatattatattcttCTTCagacttttataaatttaagaggACTTtagatataatatatattttgtataaaactaTGCCATCctcattattttattcttatttctTAGTTCTAAGTTctgatttataattttctacTTCGATTGCACTCGCGTTTTCGTATCGCTTTTCCCCGTGCTTGTAATTCAGCATCGCATTGTGCCATTTTCAGCAATTTAACATTTGATTTTTCTCGTTAGCGGTAATGTTTAGCAGTTTGGTGCTATAACTACCCCTTAGCCCCCTGGCTTATTCCCGCCCCAACGCTCTTAAGCCGCAACTTTGATGAAGGAGAAACTTTTGTCTACCGCAAGCAAAATGAAAATCGTCCATTGAACTGTGGGCTTGGCCCAAGTCGACGGCCCCCCTCTGTCATTTAATCCATTTCAAAGTTTTCTGCTCCGCTCGGCTCTGCTTCGCGCACCACATTCAACAATGTTCCGTCTGTCAGCGCAACGAGTTCGGTTGATTCATCGCGACTAGCAGACATGGCCTCGCCTCGGAATCGTGTGGGCTCCCTTGGGAATAGGAAtaggaatgggaatgggaatggttAAGGGAATGCGAAAAGGAAGCAGAGCAGCTGTCCCACATATCGAGCACCAAATCTAGTGGATTTCCATTAGGAATCACCGGATTATCCAGTTTAATTGATTAAACGCAATTGCGAGATTAAGCGAGAAGGGACTGCTCGCTCGGATGTTTTAACTTTTCGAATACATTTTAAACTGTGACCACAAGGATTCAAACTCTGTTgaaagttttcattttaatacaGTAGGGAACGGCAAAATACTTGgccaaagttttaaataatcccaaatttttcaaattgatATATTTCGCAATAGAGGAAAGATAAAGATCTTAACGGCTTAcctgcaaacatttttttttattacgcTTTGTTGTATATAAAAACCCTACATGTttcttaagattttttttattgtaatatggccaaaataagtaaaatccattttttttcagttttgccatttttaagTGGGTTTCAGCTGCGAATGCCAATtgatgaaataattttgttgcattttttgagaatttgtcataaattaacatattcataaacatattaacatatcctgatcaagaataagTAACGTGTATAAATATGATAATCTGTAAATGCCAAATTTCGGTTCATATCTCTACAGTTTTAAATGTACATCAAGTAAAATAATGTTCTGATTGCGGTCCTTAACcccttaacatttttattgttctgaAGGTTTGTAGTCTGTCTGTGCGATTAACGTGCAGCAAAGCTCATTTCAAATGATTTATTGAGTGCTGTCTTCCCTCCGTTTTTCCCCCCACTGACCATTTCAATTCAGTGGATcatattaagtatacgcccCGTGTGAccacagcaacaactgcaCATTGTACTTAATATGATGAATATATGTTGGGCGAAAATGATGTACATATTGGGCGGGGGGAGGGGCATAAAGTTGAGTGGGTGGGCAGGGTTctcgttgtcgttgttgaGCTTGGCCAAGTGGCACAAATGAAGGCAGCCGCTCAGTCAAGGAGAAgtacaataacaataatgaaaaaataaaaataaaacagcaaacaatgagtagcaataacaaaaaaaaaacaacaagtgaAGCCAATCAAACAGTCAGCGGTTGtcaattaaacttaattatgTTGTACAGACGAGCACAGGCGTTGCAAGATGTTGGCGACTTGCTACGACAGCAGCTTTTCACCTCCCAGATTTCCACGCCTCTAGGGTAACCCCCCACCCCTCCCTCTTTCTAGGCCATCAAAACTGCGTGTAAATTGAAAGCTTTAAGAAATCTAATTGAGCGTAGCAACAAAAATGGATGGCAAACAATACAAACTGATTTGATTTCCATGGACGGGGATTTAGTTGAAAGCGCTCGATGATTCCGTTAATCGTAGACACAAACATAAATGACATTTTGTTTCGTTGCTTTCAAATCTTTCGTTTTCCCACCCAATGACATAATAAGTtgtaagtaatttattttgagttgcttttaatttgtattaaatatgttaaaaaaagttttaaatatataaaatgtaagttACACAAATATTGCTATTAAATTGAATCTAGAAAAAATTATACTGGGTATCAaacgaaaattaaatcaaaaattaaaaaagctaTAACAACTATTTGttcttaagtttttaaattatatagaCAACTCAGCTTTAATTATCACATAGCTAACATCGTACTAAATAAAGCGTTTTCAAATTGGCCATCCTTGCGAATCAATTTTTCATCCAATTTAGTACTCATTCCACCGCTTAATCATAGCTGACCCTTGTGGTTTTCCTCGCCTTTCTTATCAATTTAATAGTTACCTTCGCCAATAATCGTCTGCCACGCTACCGCCCCCGCTTTCCACCAgttttt is from Drosophila gunungcola strain Sukarami unplaced genomic scaffold, Dgunungcola_SK_2 000147F, whole genome shotgun sequence and encodes:
- the LOC128265695 gene encoding ABC transporter H family member 2; the encoded protein is MSLIRKSTIPQRVKLSLTSLHDPCSRMAVRGNRTSIRRIQLAHSCLPTVASASLETKPIVGSLKKQQLVNLKEVSDNDNDNDNDAGISEGKDKDLVSLRTLLELVGGKIRQTDIKFLRFLCSDHRIIYVPCRLIYRHSETMRQRGAVEQPIKLQSISSTTLIRVIVWMHQQSEMEMASVIGGKSCANNNNTIGKGEMIASQWEKERKGNGNTNAKNNRENRSEITQNYGSNTKRKHATNPNKTNCKSTIKKRKIENDQSCSGCHTSTNNNNSEKTGPVKSIVNIKNQMCNVCNNGGKGKTIWTLENIVSETQKASECEKETNECQEENSKNMHISERQNKQSANVSESGNKTNSGNSEQDNSVGKANKNENTGYSLFAISAKKTRVSSQKLTKICETKDERNENEYIKSGRSESGVPCDLDAKKNVSGFGISLWEKQFLGNELCQLMELILAAHCLGIDALTSLAANYLNELMAQSTRSELSTMLQVSTRLAEVRQSLKNHRPLITEILSQVDHRPNHHYPARMASNSVGLKPNTRRGEGHLR